A stretch of the Amycolatopsis sp. BJA-103 genome encodes the following:
- a CDS encoding DUF1015 family protein, producing the protein MGRMSTWIRPIDRGWVVRDTVPGPDVDEFADPDRVVAALAEARGDTLLAVQHPARTPAALAGGLSIEAALPQARATFERIRERHYRPVTAVVAPYRIDGPDGVALGVLCLVDPAAVRDDGVTRVRHTEDVYPDVVAERAAMLAGLGVATSAAMLVPATGGRELTALIERTCRGQVPTLSTVDGVGRKHQLWLTGPGDGQSELLAALDEMDLLVADGNHRVAAAAESGRGALLALVTGGPGLRIGPIHRALTGTGLDAGTLVRRWTEAGFDVHPGSPEPPAEAGEVTVLAGASAFRVVLGKAGLDHALVEQELLRGALGVDPEGPNLRPLLPGAPVPEDADAVLLLAPVPYAEVLAVHAAGSRMPRKATYFTPKPRSGLLLAEL; encoded by the coding sequence ATGGGTCGGATGAGCACTTGGATCCGCCCGATCGACCGTGGCTGGGTTGTCCGCGACACCGTCCCGGGGCCCGACGTCGACGAGTTCGCCGACCCGGACCGGGTCGTCGCCGCGCTCGCGGAGGCGCGAGGTGACACCCTGCTGGCGGTCCAGCATCCGGCCAGAACCCCGGCCGCGCTGGCGGGCGGCCTCTCGATCGAGGCTGCGCTGCCGCAGGCCAGAGCGACGTTCGAGCGTATCCGCGAACGGCACTACCGTCCGGTCACCGCCGTCGTCGCGCCGTACCGCATCGACGGGCCGGACGGGGTCGCGCTGGGCGTGCTGTGCCTGGTCGACCCCGCCGCGGTCCGGGACGACGGGGTGACGCGGGTCCGGCACACCGAGGACGTCTATCCGGATGTCGTCGCGGAGCGTGCCGCGATGCTCGCCGGACTCGGGGTCGCCACGAGCGCCGCCATGCTGGTGCCCGCGACCGGTGGCCGCGAGCTGACCGCGCTGATCGAACGGACCTGCCGGGGGCAGGTGCCCACGCTGTCCACAGTGGACGGCGTGGGCCGCAAACACCAGCTGTGGCTCACCGGTCCCGGCGACGGCCAGTCCGAGCTGCTGGCGGCCCTGGACGAGATGGATCTCCTGGTCGCGGACGGCAACCACCGCGTCGCGGCCGCCGCGGAGTCGGGGCGCGGCGCGCTGCTGGCGCTGGTCACCGGGGGACCGGGACTGCGGATCGGGCCCATCCACCGGGCGCTCACCGGCACCGGCCTCGACGCGGGCACGCTGGTCCGGCGATGGACCGAGGCGGGGTTCGACGTGCATCCCGGCAGTCCGGAGCCGCCCGCCGAGGCAGGTGAGGTGACCGTGCTGGCGGGAGCGTCGGCATTCCGGGTCGTGCTCGGCAAGGCGGGCCTCGACCACGCCCTGGTCGAGCAGGAGTTGCTCCGCGGGGCGCTCGGCGTCGATCCGGAAGGGCCGAACCTGCGGCCGCTGCTGCCGGGCGCCCCGGTGCCCGAAGACGCGGACGCGGTGTTGCTGCTGGCCCCGGTCCCGTACGCGGAGGTGCTCGCCGTGCACGCGGCCGGGTCGCGGATGCCGAGGAAGGCCACTTATTTCACGCCGAAACCACGCAGCGGATTGTTGCTGGCGGAGCTCTGA
- a CDS encoding ATP-dependent DNA ligase, producing the protein MELPVMPPVKPMLAKAVHELPRTPGLLYEPKWDGFRCVVFRDGDEVVLGSRNDRPLTRYFPELVGLLKEALPERCVVDGEIVLVTEGGLDFEALQLRLHPAASRVNKLAEETPTSFVVFDLLALEDRDLTPEPFGERRKLLESVVDTKFARVHLTPLSEDPDVAQDWFTRFEGAGFDGVMAKPADAPYEQDKRVMWKVKHQRTADCVVVGFRWHKDGVGVGSLLLGLYNDEGVLHHVGVASSFTAARRRELVDELAPLRENALENHPWREWAEAHEEAGGRMPGAGSRWAPQKDLSWEPLRVEWVAEVRYEHVEGTRFRHGGRLVRFRPDREPASCTYAQLEEVPPAELATLFTELGET; encoded by the coding sequence GTGGAACTGCCCGTGATGCCGCCCGTGAAGCCGATGCTGGCCAAGGCCGTGCACGAATTGCCGCGCACGCCGGGCCTGCTGTACGAGCCGAAGTGGGACGGCTTCCGCTGCGTGGTCTTCCGCGACGGTGACGAGGTCGTGCTGGGCTCGCGCAACGACAGGCCACTGACGAGGTACTTCCCCGAACTGGTCGGCCTGCTCAAGGAGGCCCTGCCCGAGCGCTGCGTCGTCGACGGCGAGATCGTGCTGGTCACCGAGGGCGGGCTCGACTTCGAGGCGCTCCAGCTTCGCCTGCACCCGGCGGCGTCCCGGGTGAACAAACTGGCCGAGGAGACACCGACGAGTTTCGTGGTGTTCGACCTGCTGGCCCTCGAAGACCGGGATCTGACGCCGGAGCCGTTCGGGGAGCGGCGGAAGCTGCTCGAAAGCGTCGTCGACACGAAGTTCGCCCGGGTGCACCTCACCCCGCTGTCCGAGGATCCCGACGTCGCCCAGGACTGGTTCACCCGCTTCGAGGGCGCGGGTTTCGACGGGGTGATGGCCAAACCCGCCGACGCACCGTACGAACAGGACAAGCGGGTGATGTGGAAGGTCAAGCATCAGCGGACCGCGGACTGCGTCGTCGTCGGGTTCCGGTGGCACAAGGACGGTGTGGGCGTCGGTTCGCTGCTGCTCGGGCTCTACAACGACGAAGGCGTCCTGCACCATGTGGGCGTCGCGAGCAGCTTCACTGCCGCGAGGCGTCGTGAACTGGTGGACGAACTCGCGCCACTGCGGGAGAACGCGCTGGAGAACCACCCCTGGCGCGAGTGGGCCGAGGCCCACGAGGAGGCGGGCGGCCGCATGCCCGGCGCGGGCAGCCGGTGGGCGCCGCAAAAGGATCTGAGCTGGGAGCCGCTCCGCGTCGAATGGGTCGCCGAGGTCCGCTACGAGCACGTCGAGGGCACGCGGTTCCGCCACGGCGGCAGGCTCGTGCGGTTCCGCCCCGACCGCGAACCGGCCTCCTGCACGTACGCGCAACTCGAAGAGGTCCCGCCCGCCGAGCTGGCCACGTTGTTCACCGAGCTGGGGGAAACATGA
- the ligD gene encoding non-homologous end-joining DNA ligase — protein sequence MKSEPVTLDLEGVEFTVSNPGKVYFPENGETKLDLVEYYRAVSVPLLAQLGGRPLLLERYPDGAGGKSWFQKRVPKNAPDWLTTTVVSTPNGTTSDALVAKDLAHVIWAVNQGCLGFHVWPNRADAPDISDQLRVDLDPSPGIGFPELRHGAVLTKRLLEELGITAQLKTSGSRGLHLYVPLEPKWDAYQVRAAAVALARELERRHPEEMTAQWWKEERGSRVFVDFNQNAPHKTVFGAWCVRPRVGGQVSTPIGWDELETVEPDKLTLSTVPARFAERGDPWAETKPQSIAPLLEMSEKDMENGLMDAPWPPVYPKMPNEPPRVAPSRAKKESN from the coding sequence ATGAAGTCGGAACCGGTCACGCTGGACCTCGAAGGCGTCGAGTTCACGGTCTCCAATCCCGGCAAGGTCTACTTCCCGGAGAACGGCGAGACCAAATTGGACCTCGTCGAGTACTACCGCGCGGTTTCGGTGCCGCTGCTGGCACAGCTCGGTGGACGGCCCTTGCTGCTGGAGCGCTATCCCGACGGCGCGGGCGGGAAGTCCTGGTTCCAGAAGCGGGTCCCGAAGAACGCGCCGGACTGGCTGACCACGACGGTGGTGTCCACTCCGAACGGCACCACGTCGGACGCGCTCGTGGCGAAAGACCTCGCGCACGTCATCTGGGCGGTGAACCAGGGCTGCCTCGGATTCCACGTCTGGCCGAACCGGGCGGACGCGCCGGACATCAGCGACCAGCTGCGCGTCGACCTCGACCCGTCGCCCGGGATCGGGTTCCCCGAGCTGAGGCACGGCGCAGTCCTGACGAAGAGGCTGCTGGAGGAACTCGGCATCACCGCGCAGCTGAAGACGTCGGGCTCGCGCGGCCTGCATCTTTACGTGCCGCTGGAGCCGAAGTGGGACGCCTACCAGGTCCGCGCGGCCGCCGTCGCGCTCGCTCGCGAACTCGAGCGCCGCCATCCGGAGGAGATGACGGCGCAGTGGTGGAAGGAAGAACGCGGCTCCCGGGTGTTCGTCGACTTCAACCAGAACGCGCCGCACAAGACGGTGTTCGGCGCGTGGTGCGTGCGGCCGCGGGTCGGCGGGCAGGTTTCGACGCCGATCGGCTGGGACGAACTGGAGACCGTCGAGCCGGACAAGCTCACGCTGTCCACCGTTCCCGCTCGGTTCGCCGAACGCGGGGACCCTTGGGCGGAAACGAAACCGCAGTCGATCGCGCCGCTGCTGGAGATGTCCGAAAAGGACATGGAGAACGGGCTCATGGACGCGCCTTGGCCGCCGGTCTACCCGAAGATGCCGAACGAGCCGCCCCGGGTCGCGCCCAGCAGGGCCAAGAAAGAGAGTAACTAG